The Halosimplex litoreum genome has a window encoding:
- a CDS encoding DUF7557 family protein, which yields MTTTIEIDDDLAERMEAHLEADESLAELVEELVNVYEAEGAFLQEGYSE from the coding sequence ATGACAACCACAATCGAGATCGACGACGACCTCGCCGAGCGCATGGAGGCCCACCTCGAAGCGGACGAATCGCTCGCCGAACTGGTCGAAGAGCTCGTCAACGTGTACGAGGCGGAAGGCGCCTTCCTCCAGGAAGGCTACTCGGAGTAA
- a CDS encoding DNA-directed RNA polymerase subunit epsilon, producing the protein MNGGRDRADHGLRTSSEPVDPRAERDVSTRPGDGSLGRVEAVKDEAFRRWDVTTPSATLIGRAENPDEDVSENLRRLHDEQHPAMAGHAERMHRLEKARITHAFCNRLALTPWERDRALGIMTDLDLTVFGSQRAIQKVALVVIQHVVDDERQRILGLQDQEWIAEQPPESLADLHERFDSIKEDPRYRTLMDLVGLDVTSVNRLARTLREQLDEQDLRGAVFGRNPHRDPSLPQIRDRDPTEVPKSDGDPTAE; encoded by the coding sequence ATGAACGGGGGACGCGACAGGGCCGACCACGGACTGCGGACCAGCAGCGAGCCGGTCGACCCGCGCGCGGAACGGGACGTGAGCACGCGGCCGGGCGACGGGTCGCTCGGGCGAGTCGAGGCGGTCAAAGACGAGGCGTTCCGGCGCTGGGACGTGACGACGCCGAGCGCGACGCTCATCGGTCGGGCCGAGAACCCCGACGAGGACGTGAGCGAGAACCTCCGGCGGCTGCACGACGAGCAACACCCGGCGATGGCGGGCCACGCCGAGCGGATGCACCGCCTGGAGAAGGCGCGGATCACCCACGCGTTCTGTAATCGGCTGGCGCTGACGCCGTGGGAGCGCGACCGAGCGCTGGGCATCATGACCGATCTGGACCTCACCGTCTTCGGCAGCCAGCGCGCCATCCAGAAGGTCGCGCTGGTCGTGATCCAGCACGTCGTCGACGACGAGCGCCAGCGTATCCTGGGGCTGCAGGACCAGGAGTGGATCGCCGAGCAGCCGCCCGAGTCGCTGGCCGACCTCCACGAGCGCTTCGACTCGATCAAGGAGGACCCCCGGTATCGGACGCTGATGGACCTGGTCGGCCTGGACGTGACGAGCGTCAACCGGTTGGCGCGGACGCTCCGGGAGCAACTGGACGAGCAGGACCTGCGCGGGGCGGTCTTCGGTCGGAACCCGCACCGCGACCCGAGCCTGCCGCAGATCCGCGACCGTGACCCGACCGAGGTTCCGAAGTCCGACGGCGATCCGACCGCCGAGTGA
- the hisF gene encoding imidazole glycerol phosphate synthase subunit HisF: MGLTKRIIPCIDVDLDDDGEAAVYTGVNFEDLAYTGDPVEMAKKYNEAGADEFVFLDITASAEGRETMLDTVSQVADEVFIPLTVGGGIRTREDVKETLRAGADKVSINTGALERPELITEGARAFGNQCIVISVDARRRFDEGGEHYVEVDGESCWFECTVKGGREGTGTDVVSWAEEAEERGAGELFVNSIDADGTKDGYDVPLTAAVCDAVSTPVIASSGCGGPEDMQEVFTDAGADAALAASIFHFDEYSIDEAKGYLDDHDVPVRL; this comes from the coding sequence ATGGGACTGACGAAGCGGATCATCCCCTGTATCGACGTCGATCTCGACGACGACGGGGAGGCGGCGGTGTACACCGGGGTGAACTTCGAGGACCTGGCCTACACGGGCGACCCCGTAGAGATGGCCAAAAAGTACAACGAGGCCGGCGCGGACGAGTTCGTCTTCCTCGACATCACGGCCAGCGCCGAGGGCCGCGAGACGATGCTCGACACCGTCTCGCAGGTCGCCGACGAGGTGTTCATCCCACTGACCGTGGGCGGCGGCATCCGCACCCGCGAAGACGTCAAGGAGACGCTCCGGGCGGGCGCGGACAAGGTGTCGATCAATACGGGCGCGCTGGAGCGCCCGGAACTCATCACCGAGGGCGCTCGCGCCTTCGGCAACCAGTGTATCGTCATCAGCGTGGACGCGCGACGGCGCTTCGACGAGGGCGGCGAGCACTACGTCGAGGTCGACGGCGAGTCCTGCTGGTTCGAGTGCACGGTCAAGGGCGGCCGCGAAGGCACCGGCACGGACGTGGTGTCGTGGGCCGAGGAAGCGGAGGAACGCGGCGCGGGCGAGCTGTTCGTCAACTCGATCGACGCCGACGGGACGAAAGACGGCTACGACGTACCGCTGACGGCGGCGGTCTGTGACGCCGTCTCGACGCCCGTGATCGCCTCTTCTGGCTGTGGCGGCCCGGAAGACATGCAAGAGGTGTTCACCGACGCCGGTGCGGACGCGGCGCTGGCGGCGTCGATCTTCCACTTCGACGAGTACTCGATCGACGAGGCGAAGGGCTACCTGGACGACCACGACGTGCCCGTTCGACTGTGA
- a CDS encoding HTH domain-containing protein yields MTGTQPRIELYVRSLLPDGAHNRQEAVVDRLERLDAEGEIEGYSVIVWGKQIARDSTGARTEEGEYILNRVAEFKQWALSNNVSLESFYQKHDVANDATDEPYSAIVLPVMGLAEYEGEELRHVAPCTAGDEVHTIMDRLDRLERGEPAAVEQSRDVSILSD; encoded by the coding sequence ATGACGGGGACACAGCCGCGGATCGAACTGTACGTCCGGTCGCTGCTTCCGGACGGCGCCCACAATCGACAGGAAGCGGTCGTCGACCGTCTCGAACGCCTCGACGCCGAGGGCGAGATCGAGGGGTACTCGGTCATCGTCTGGGGCAAACAGATCGCACGCGACTCGACGGGTGCCCGCACCGAGGAAGGCGAGTACATCCTGAATCGCGTCGCGGAGTTCAAGCAGTGGGCGCTGTCGAACAACGTCTCGCTGGAGTCGTTCTACCAGAAACACGACGTCGCCAACGACGCGACCGACGAGCCTTACTCGGCCATCGTCCTCCCCGTGATGGGCCTGGCGGAGTACGAGGGCGAGGAACTGCGCCACGTCGCCCCCTGTACCGCGGGCGACGAAGTCCACACCATCATGGACCGCCTCGACCGCCTCGAGCGCGGCGAACCGGCCGCAGTCGAGCAGTCCCGCGACGTATCGATCCTCTCCGACTGA
- a CDS encoding CBS domain-containing protein, protein MDIADIATSEYVTVDVDERLGKVRSKFERENPKGLIVTDDGEYAGIVTQKQLVQSHIEDNTKASAMMQPAPKVERTDDVREVARVLVEGGTKVAPVFEAGRLWGIVTEDAILEAVLENLDALAVGDIYTDDVITVTEDTNVGQAINLLREHGISRLPVLDEGGTLSGMVTRHDIVDIVVRDMDKATRGERAGDIERVLDLPVYDEMSSPVATTTLDESVRDAVQRMLDSDYAGLVVTPEDDDSVVEGILTKTDVLRALTFTEEEHMDVQITNIKLLDTISREDIRQRIERVADKYQAMQVQHCHVRFHEHKEKLRGTPLIRAQIRLRTNKGQAAGSGEGYGADSAFGVALDKLERNVLELKDVQADEEYRGQLLRKLGEL, encoded by the coding sequence ATGGATATTGCTGATATTGCCACCAGCGAGTACGTCACGGTCGACGTGGACGAGCGCCTGGGCAAAGTCCGGTCGAAGTTCGAGCGAGAGAACCCCAAGGGCCTGATCGTCACCGACGACGGCGAGTACGCTGGGATCGTCACGCAGAAACAGTTGGTGCAGTCTCACATCGAAGACAACACGAAGGCCAGCGCGATGATGCAGCCGGCCCCCAAGGTCGAGCGCACCGACGACGTGCGCGAGGTCGCCCGCGTCCTCGTCGAAGGCGGGACCAAGGTCGCCCCCGTCTTCGAGGCCGGTCGTCTCTGGGGGATCGTCACCGAGGACGCGATCCTCGAGGCGGTCCTAGAGAACCTCGACGCCCTCGCGGTCGGCGACATCTACACGGACGACGTGATCACGGTCACCGAGGACACCAACGTCGGCCAGGCGATCAACCTCCTCCGCGAACACGGGATCTCCCGGCTCCCCGTGCTCGACGAGGGTGGCACCCTCTCGGGGATGGTCACCCGCCACGACATCGTCGACATCGTCGTCCGCGACATGGACAAGGCCACCCGCGGCGAGCGCGCCGGTGACATCGAGCGGGTGCTCGACCTGCCCGTCTACGACGAGATGTCCAGTCCGGTCGCCACGACGACGCTCGACGAGTCCGTCCGCGACGCCGTCCAGCGCATGCTCGACAGCGACTACGCCGGGCTCGTCGTCACGCCGGAAGACGACGACAGCGTCGTCGAGGGCATCCTCACCAAGACCGACGTGCTCCGCGCGCTGACGTTCACCGAAGAGGAGCACATGGACGTCCAGATCACGAACATCAAGCTGCTGGACACGATCAGCCGCGAGGACATCCGCCAGCGCATCGAGCGCGTCGCCGACAAGTACCAGGCCATGCAGGTCCAGCACTGCCACGTTCGCTTCCACGAGCACAAGGAGAAGCTTCGCGGCACGCCGCTGATCCGCGCGCAGATCCGCCTGCGCACCAACAAGGGTCAGGCCGCCGGCTCCGGCGAGGGGTACGGCGCCGACTCCGCCTTCGGCGTCGCCCTCGACAAGCTCGAACGCAACGTCCTCGAACTGAAGGACGTTCAGGCCGACGAGGAGTACCGCGGCCAGCTGCTCCGCAAGCTCGGCGAGCTGTAG
- a CDS encoding DUF6789 family protein produces the protein MNRPVSAVAAGAVGTMVMSAALAIFEVQTRYAIGIFAAIARFVRVPDNLFAGFLVYVLVGTVAWPLLFVSLKPYVPLDLDPAVAGMLFALPLWIAFAIVGRGDVTGAIVVLFVAFTLIAHLVYGFVLGAVYASLADEHA, from the coding sequence ATGAACCGGCCAGTCAGTGCGGTCGCCGCCGGCGCCGTCGGGACGATGGTCATGTCGGCGGCACTGGCGATCTTCGAGGTCCAGACCCGCTACGCCATCGGTATCTTCGCAGCCATCGCCCGGTTCGTTCGGGTGCCGGACAACCTCTTCGCCGGCTTCCTCGTCTACGTCCTGGTCGGGACCGTCGCCTGGCCGCTGTTGTTCGTGAGTCTGAAGCCGTACGTCCCGCTGGATCTCGACCCCGCCGTCGCGGGCATGCTGTTCGCGCTCCCGCTGTGGATCGCCTTCGCGATCGTCGGCCGCGGCGACGTCACCGGCGCGATCGTCGTCCTCTTCGTCGCGTTCACGCTGATCGCCCACCTCGTCTACGGGTTCGTCCTCGGTGCGGTGTACGCGAGCCTCGCCGACGAACACGCGTAG